One window of Nicotiana tomentosiformis chromosome 11, ASM39032v3, whole genome shotgun sequence genomic DNA carries:
- the LOC104114198 gene encoding eukaryotic translation initiation factor-like isoform X2, whose protein sequence is MSFSSECFRYTRDQLLKLRKVVNISDDMLEIKQEFPLLFGENAHRGCADSNVQSQTGFSEPQFARTPVSPNPGGGPTPALIKAELASSAARRSNLSDDDRVLKTVMGILNNPTLKRFDLLKSQLIITGITSADILKGVVTLIFDKAVLEPTFCPMFAQLFFDLNKKLPPFPSDESGRRKITCRRVLLDNCQKTFEGADNLQEEARQMTAQEQESERKDKEKLIKLRNLGNIRLIGELFKLRMVTKNIIRIIVKELLMSDHKCCLSEENVEAICQLFNNIGKLLDKSQDSRDNIDVYFDCLKKLSTNPQLTPQLRFMVCDVLNLRSNNWVPKPILIL, encoded by the exons ATGTCCTTTTCCAGTGAATGCTTTAGGTACACTCGAGATCAACTGCTGAAACTGAGGAAG GTGGTTAACATTTCCGATGATATGCTTGAAATCAAACAAGAATTTCCTCTACTGTTTGGTGAAAATGCCCATCGAGGTTGTGCAGATTCCAAC GTCCAGTCTCAGACTGGTTTTTCCGAGCCACAGTTTGCAAGAACTCCAGTATCTCCCAACCCAGGG GGAGGACCTACTCCTGCACTAATCAAGGCTGAGCTGGCATCGTCAGCAGCTCGAAGAAGCAATCTTTCTGACGATGATCGTGTTTTGAAGACTGTGATGGG TATACTCAACAACCCGACTCTGAAAAGGTTTGATCTCCTAAAAAGTCAATTGATAATTACCGGGATAACTAGTGCAGACATTCTAAAG GGTGTTGTTACCTTGATATTTGACAAGGCTGTACTAGAACCAACATTTTGCCCGATGTTTGCCCAACTGTTTTTTGATCTCAATAAAAAGCTGCCTCCATTTCCTTCTGATGAATCTGGTCGCAGAAAGATTACATGCCGGCGTGTTCTATTGGATAATTGTCAGAAGACATTTGAAGGTGCTGACAATCTGCAAGAAGAGGCGAGGCAAATGACAGCACAGGAGCAGGAGTCAGAACGCAAGGACAAAGAAAAGTTGATCAAATTGCGAAATCTTGGCAATATACGGCTTATTGGAGAGCTTTTTAAGCTTAGGATGGTCACTAAAAACATTATTCGTATCATTGTTAAG GAACTGTTAATGAGCGATCACAAATGTTGTCTGTCAGAGGAGAATGTTGAAGCCATTTGCCAGTTATTCAACAACATTGGCAAGCTGCTTGATAAGAGCCAAGATTCAAGGGACAACATCGATGTTTACTTTGACTGTTTGAAGAAACTGTCGACAAATCCTCAGTTGACTCCACAACTGAGGTTTATGGTTTGCGATGTGCTGAATTTACGATCCAATAACTGGGTTCCTAAGCCAATTTTAATTCTGTAA
- the LOC104114198 gene encoding eukaryotic translation initiation factor-like isoform X1 — MSFSSECFRYTRDQLLKLRKVVNISDDMLEIKQEFPLLFGENAHRGCADSNVQVQSQTGFSEPQFARTPVSPNPGGGPTPALIKAELASSAARRSNLSDDDRVLKTVMGILNNPTLKRFDLLKSQLIITGITSADILKGVVTLIFDKAVLEPTFCPMFAQLFFDLNKKLPPFPSDESGRRKITCRRVLLDNCQKTFEGADNLQEEARQMTAQEQESERKDKEKLIKLRNLGNIRLIGELFKLRMVTKNIIRIIVKELLMSDHKCCLSEENVEAICQLFNNIGKLLDKSQDSRDNIDVYFDCLKKLSTNPQLTPQLRFMVCDVLNLRSNNWVPKPILIL, encoded by the exons ATGTCCTTTTCCAGTGAATGCTTTAGGTACACTCGAGATCAACTGCTGAAACTGAGGAAG GTGGTTAACATTTCCGATGATATGCTTGAAATCAAACAAGAATTTCCTCTACTGTTTGGTGAAAATGCCCATCGAGGTTGTGCAGATTCCAAC GTGCAGGTCCAGTCTCAGACTGGTTTTTCCGAGCCACAGTTTGCAAGAACTCCAGTATCTCCCAACCCAGGG GGAGGACCTACTCCTGCACTAATCAAGGCTGAGCTGGCATCGTCAGCAGCTCGAAGAAGCAATCTTTCTGACGATGATCGTGTTTTGAAGACTGTGATGGG TATACTCAACAACCCGACTCTGAAAAGGTTTGATCTCCTAAAAAGTCAATTGATAATTACCGGGATAACTAGTGCAGACATTCTAAAG GGTGTTGTTACCTTGATATTTGACAAGGCTGTACTAGAACCAACATTTTGCCCGATGTTTGCCCAACTGTTTTTTGATCTCAATAAAAAGCTGCCTCCATTTCCTTCTGATGAATCTGGTCGCAGAAAGATTACATGCCGGCGTGTTCTATTGGATAATTGTCAGAAGACATTTGAAGGTGCTGACAATCTGCAAGAAGAGGCGAGGCAAATGACAGCACAGGAGCAGGAGTCAGAACGCAAGGACAAAGAAAAGTTGATCAAATTGCGAAATCTTGGCAATATACGGCTTATTGGAGAGCTTTTTAAGCTTAGGATGGTCACTAAAAACATTATTCGTATCATTGTTAAG GAACTGTTAATGAGCGATCACAAATGTTGTCTGTCAGAGGAGAATGTTGAAGCCATTTGCCAGTTATTCAACAACATTGGCAAGCTGCTTGATAAGAGCCAAGATTCAAGGGACAACATCGATGTTTACTTTGACTGTTTGAAGAAACTGTCGACAAATCCTCAGTTGACTCCACAACTGAGGTTTATGGTTTGCGATGTGCTGAATTTACGATCCAATAACTGGGTTCCTAAGCCAATTTTAATTCTGTAA